The sequence CATGGAAGATTGATCGTATTGGAGAGATTGCAACGCTTTATCAAGATGGAGAGTTCGCCGTTCTCCTCCTTTTTCAACCCGATTATAATCATAGAGGCGGTAGGTGATATCACTGTTTTGTTGTATTTCCGCCACCATGATACCGGCGCCGATAGCATGTACGACACCGGCAGGAACAAAAAAGAACGCGCCTATTTGTGCAGGAACAGATTGCATCATGCTGCTTAGGTCACCGCCCGCGTGCGCCGCTCTTTCGAAAGACTCTTGATCAACGTCCGGCTGTAATCCCAGCAAAAGACGGCTGTCTTTTTTCGAGCCGAGGACATACCACATCTCGGTCTTTCCGTTGTCGAGCCCTTCCAAGCACGATGCTAACGTGTCATCGGGATGTACTTGTACGGATAGATCGGCGTCCGCATCGATGAGTTTGAGTAGGAGCGGAAAAGAATTTCCCGGGGTGTTCTTACCGGCGTTGCCGAGAAGCCCGACGCCATCCAAGGCGATGAGCTGCCGCAACGTGTGTCCTGTGAAGGGGCCTTCACTGACGACGCTGCAATGAACCTCATGATCTGCAATCAACCACGCCTCACCAATAGGCTGATCGCCGGACAGCGCTGTATTCAGATAGCCGCTTAATTGCGTGCCGCCCCAAAGGCGTTCCATATAAGCCGCTTTGAATTTTAAAAATCCGAAATTCATGGAAGTATTGATCTATTGTCCTATCTGAAGTGAATATGACAGTATTTTGAACATGAAGGAAATACAAAGACTTTTGCCGGGAACAGATAGCGACACGATTACAAGCGTGTCCTTTTATCCCAATCTTTAATTAGTGTAGAAAAAAGACAGGGAGCGATACAAGAGCCGGAATAAAAAACAGCCGTATCCTCGGTGCAGCCTCTGCTTATTTTTAGGTTGCGGCTATAAATAATGGTTATTATGTCAGGAAGAGATTAATGTTTTATGTTTAATCTATGAATTCGATCGCAATTCTCCTCTTACAACAAAAAGTCAGCCACCACTAAAAAATTTAGTGTGAATTTAAGTCGCTTTAGCATTTAATTGTGGTATACTCTTTTCGATATAGATTGTTGGTGTTTTTATTTGTCTTCATATTGTTTTATTTTTTTATGAAAAGGTTGGTACTATGAAACCCGATTTGTTTAAAGAAGTTGTGTTGACACAGAGCTTCCCGGAAGAAGGACTGCGTGA comes from Candidatus Hydrogenedentota bacterium and encodes:
- a CDS encoding mannose-6-phosphate isomerase, encoding MNFGFLKFKAAYMERLWGGTQLSGYLNTALSGDQPIGEAWLIADHEVHCSVVSEGPFTGHTLRQLIALDGVGLLGNAGKNTPGNSFPLLLKLIDADADLSVQVHPDDTLASCLEGLDNGKTEMWYVLGSKKDSRLLLGLQPDVDQESFERAAHAGGDLSSMMQSVPAQIGAFFFVPAGVVHAIGAGIMVAEIQQNSDITYRLYDYNRVEKGGERRTLHLDKALQSLQYDQSSMADSAPSLAIESEDAVREYLCACPYFAAEKVQTKGQRVYCGDSQSFHIVLATEEPLLLISEESRCTLQRGEAALVPASLKEWSVQTTGTYLDYYVPRLLEDVVMPLRLQGYRDEQIESLAGMAGSRAIFDRNNRTSISS